From a single Streptomyces misionensis genomic region:
- a CDS encoding DEDDh family exonuclease: protein MLEDRATAVSSPTRWPAAYPQGYAVVDVETTGLARHDRIISAAVYRLDARGEVEDHWYTLVNPERDPGPVWIHGLTSDVLEGAPVFADIAEEFAARLDGRVLVAHNAVFDWQMIAREYARAERRAPVRQRLCTIALSKELGLPLPNHKLESLAAHFGVVQQRAHHALDDARVLAEAFRPSLLAAAAGGVRLPLLECRPLTEWSDQPVPRQAAGGYGGYRPGSWRPSRKRPACPYPNPGRYEDGKRLKQGMRVAFSGDTSVERELLEDRATECGLHVASSVSRLTSLLVTNDPDSGTSKTVKARQFGTPIMDEAAFGQLLRDVEPADE from the coding sequence ATGCTCGAAGACCGTGCGACCGCAGTGTCCTCCCCCACCCGGTGGCCGGCCGCGTATCCCCAGGGATACGCGGTCGTTGACGTGGAGACCACCGGCCTGGCCCGGCACGACCGGATCATCTCCGCCGCCGTCTACCGGCTGGACGCGCGCGGCGAGGTCGAGGACCACTGGTACACGCTGGTCAACCCGGAGCGCGATCCGGGGCCCGTGTGGATACACGGCCTGACGAGCGACGTGCTGGAGGGCGCGCCCGTCTTCGCGGACATCGCCGAGGAGTTCGCGGCCCGGCTGGACGGCCGGGTGCTCGTCGCGCACAACGCCGTCTTCGACTGGCAGATGATCGCGCGCGAGTACGCGCGCGCCGAACGCCGGGCCCCGGTGCGTCAACGGCTGTGCACCATCGCGCTCTCGAAGGAGCTGGGGCTGCCGCTGCCCAACCACAAGCTGGAGTCCCTCGCGGCGCACTTCGGCGTGGTGCAGCAGCGCGCGCACCACGCGCTGGACGACGCGCGGGTGCTGGCGGAGGCGTTCCGGCCCAGCCTGCTGGCCGCGGCGGCGGGCGGCGTACGGCTGCCGCTGCTGGAGTGCCGCCCGCTGACGGAGTGGTCGGACCAGCCGGTGCCCCGGCAGGCGGCCGGGGGCTACGGCGGCTACCGGCCCGGCAGTTGGCGCCCCTCTCGCAAAAGGCCCGCATGCCCCTATCCCAACCCGGGCCGCTACGAAGACGGCAAACGCCTCAAACAGGGCATGCGGGTGGCGTTCTCGGGTGACACCTCGGTCGAGCGGGAGCTGCTGGAGGACCGGGCGACCGAGTGCGGGCTGCACGTGGCGTCCAGCGTCTCCCGGCTGACCAGCCTGCTGGTGACCAACGACCCGGACTCGGGCACCTCCAAGACGGTGAAGGCGCGGCAGTTCGGCACCCCGATCATGGACGAGGCCGCGTTCGGACAGCTGCTGAGGGACGTCGAGCCCGCGGACGAGTGA